A DNA window from Providencia huaxiensis contains the following coding sequences:
- the otnK gene encoding 3-oxo-tetronate kinase, whose translation MTVKLGVIADDFTGATDIAGFMVQNGWKVVQLLNEPDENTPVPQDVDAIVISLKSRSCPVDEAVSASTNACNWLKQKANCQQIFFKYCSTFDSTEKGNIGPVTDALMAQLGTGLALVCPALPINGRTVIHGHLFVNGQLLNESGMQHHPVTPMTDANLLRVMEKQSKGKAGLVRLDDIQKGSDVVSQKLAELAQQGVSYAVVDGLTMDDLLPIAQAVKAMPLLTGGSGLGAALANVDSQCSWGGTTQRGEKPTGKNRKTVVLSGSCSVMTNKQVLAYQQVAPAKMLDVGECLNNPEYAKTLADWVQAQQLTGLAPMLYATQSPELLKQTQEKYGAAESSFAVEKVFGEVVALLQAKGYDTFIIAGGETSGKVVQSLGTEQLSIGSPIAPGVPWVQDLASGNWLALKSGNFGQENFFQFAQEMFNE comes from the coding sequence ATGACAGTGAAGTTAGGCGTAATAGCGGATGATTTTACCGGTGCGACTGATATCGCAGGCTTTATGGTGCAAAACGGTTGGAAGGTCGTCCAATTATTGAATGAACCCGATGAAAACACACCGGTACCACAAGATGTTGATGCCATAGTCATTAGTTTAAAAAGCCGCTCTTGTCCTGTCGATGAAGCTGTCAGTGCATCGACCAATGCGTGCAATTGGCTGAAACAAAAAGCGAATTGTCAGCAAATTTTCTTTAAATATTGCTCGACGTTTGACTCAACTGAAAAAGGCAATATTGGTCCCGTTACAGATGCATTGATGGCGCAACTGGGAACAGGCTTAGCATTAGTTTGCCCTGCGTTACCGATTAACGGCAGAACAGTTATTCATGGTCATTTGTTTGTGAATGGCCAGCTACTTAATGAAAGTGGCATGCAGCATCACCCTGTAACCCCAATGACCGACGCAAATTTATTGCGTGTGATGGAAAAGCAATCAAAAGGCAAAGCAGGTTTAGTCAGACTTGATGATATTCAAAAAGGCAGTGACGTTGTTAGCCAAAAACTTGCCGAATTAGCTCAACAAGGTGTGAGTTACGCGGTCGTTGATGGCTTGACGATGGATGATTTGCTTCCTATCGCACAAGCGGTTAAAGCGATGCCATTGTTAACTGGGGGTTCCGGCCTCGGTGCTGCACTGGCCAATGTGGATAGCCAATGTTCATGGGGCGGCACAACGCAACGAGGTGAAAAACCAACAGGTAAAAACAGGAAAACAGTTGTTTTATCAGGCAGTTGCTCGGTAATGACTAACAAACAAGTGCTGGCTTATCAGCAAGTTGCCCCTGCAAAAATGTTGGATGTGGGGGAGTGTTTAAATAACCCTGAGTATGCCAAAACATTGGCAGATTGGGTGCAAGCACAGCAACTAACTGGTTTAGCACCAATGCTTTATGCCACTCAATCACCTGAATTATTGAAACAGACACAAGAAAAATATGGCGCAGCGGAATCAAGTTTCGCGGTCGAGAAGGTATTTGGTGAAGTAGTCGCGCTGTTGCAAGCGAAAGGGTATGACACCTTTATTATTGCTGGCGGCGAAACCTCTGGAAAAGTGGTTCAAAGCCTTGGAACAGAACAATTAAGTATTGGTTCACCAATTGCCCCTGGTGTGCCATGGGTACAGGATTTAGCAAGCGGTAACTGGTTGGCGCTGAAATCAGGTAATTTCGGCCAAGAAAATTTCTTCCAGTTTGCACAGGAGATGTTTAATGAGTGA
- the otnC gene encoding 3-oxo-tetronate 4-phosphate decarboxylase has translation MSDEKALRQELVDWAKSMFNRGYSSGGAGNISARLPDGSIIVTPTNSSFGDLDPNKLSKLDAQGNWIGGDKPTKEVSMHMAMYLQRPDCQAVVHLHSPWLTALSCLPGLDTKNCLPPITPYYVMRVGKLPLIEYLPPGDDRIGEEIAKLAPTHNAVLLSNHGPVVGGKTLRQAFFNAEELEDTARLYITLRPHGFTTLTQEQVEQLESRYPQK, from the coding sequence ATGAGTGATGAAAAGGCGCTGCGCCAAGAGTTAGTCGATTGGGCTAAATCAATGTTTAACCGCGGCTACAGTAGCGGTGGCGCAGGAAATATTAGTGCTCGGTTACCTGATGGTTCGATTATCGTGACACCGACAAACTCCAGTTTTGGTGATTTAGACCCTAACAAACTGAGTAAGCTCGATGCACAAGGCAATTGGATTGGGGGAGATAAACCGACAAAAGAAGTTTCTATGCATATGGCGATGTATCTGCAACGCCCTGATTGCCAAGCGGTTGTTCATCTTCACTCACCTTGGTTAACGGCGTTGTCTTGCTTGCCGGGGTTAGATACAAAAAATTGTTTGCCTCCAATCACACCATATTATGTGATGCGAGTGGGGAAACTGCCATTGATTGAATACTTGCCACCGGGGGATGACCGAATTGGTGAGGAAATTGCAAAATTAGCACCGACACATAATGCGGTATTGCTATCGAATCATGGCCCGGTCGTGGGTGGTAAAACATTAAGACAAGCTTTCTTTAATGCAGAAGAGTTAGAAGATACCGCTCGCTTATATATCACATTACGCCCACATGGCTTTACAACATTAACGCAAGAGCAAGTTGAACAGCTCGAAAGTCGTTATCCACAAAAGTAG
- the otnI gene encoding 2-oxo-tetronate isomerase yields MAKFAANLSMMFTEVPFIQRFERAANAGFKGVEYLFPYEEDADVIAGELSKHHLTQALFNMPAGNWAQGERGMASIPGRENEFAEGVQTALKYAKALGCKQVHAMAGKVNDNYTLEQQTACYIKNIQYAADVMAEHGIRVLIEPINTRDMPGYFLTTQKQAEALLPEINRENVFIQLDLYHCQIMEGDLLKTIERLWGKFSHIQIASVPYRHEPDSGEVNYPWIFKQLDEMGYEGWLGCEYHPAGRTEDGLGWLKQANS; encoded by the coding sequence ATGGCTAAATTTGCTGCAAATCTAAGTATGATGTTTACCGAAGTGCCTTTTATACAGCGCTTTGAGCGAGCTGCAAATGCAGGGTTCAAAGGTGTTGAATATCTTTTTCCTTATGAAGAAGATGCCGATGTCATTGCTGGTGAGCTGAGTAAACACCATTTAACTCAGGCTCTGTTTAATATGCCAGCAGGAAATTGGGCACAAGGTGAGCGCGGAATGGCGTCGATCCCCGGTCGTGAGAACGAATTTGCCGAAGGCGTACAGACCGCATTGAAATATGCGAAAGCGTTAGGTTGTAAACAAGTTCATGCGATGGCAGGAAAAGTGAATGATAACTATACACTTGAACAGCAAACTGCGTGTTATATCAAAAACATTCAATATGCGGCCGATGTGATGGCTGAGCACGGTATTCGTGTGCTTATCGAACCCATCAATACCCGTGATATGCCCGGATACTTTTTGACCACGCAAAAACAAGCTGAAGCATTACTGCCTGAAATTAATCGTGAAAATGTCTTTATTCAGTTGGATTTATATCACTGCCAAATTATGGAAGGTGATTTATTGAAAACAATTGAGCGTTTATGGGGTAAATTTAGTCACATTCAGATAGCGTCAGTCCCTTATCGTCATGAACCGGATAGCGGTGAAGTCAATTACCCATGGATTTTTAAGCAATTAGATGAAATGGGTTATGAAGGCTGGTTAGGATGTGAATATCATCCAGCAGGCCGTACCGAAGATGGATTAGGCTGGCTTAAACAAGCAAATTCATAA
- a CDS encoding DeoR/GlpR family DNA-binding transcription regulator, which translates to MLPSERRDFIYRYVHEHQTVSISDLVELMNVSHMTVRRDIRMLEEEGKVLSISGGVKLNDVLRQELPWSEKARLHHRHKREIGQFASSLVEDGQVVYLDAGTTTFEIARVLGERFNLTIVTNDFSIMQYLMNKSQLNLYHTGGLVDKRNHSSVGNTAAMMLKTLNVDIAFISTSSWDLQHGVSTPHEEKVQIKQTLLDVARRCVLVSDSSKFGKYGMFRVCPLNQLHDIICDDQLPTDVVQRITEQNIKLHLIKT; encoded by the coding sequence ATGCTCCCTTCTGAGCGTCGTGATTTTATTTACCGTTACGTGCATGAACATCAAACCGTATCGATCAGTGACTTGGTTGAGCTAATGAATGTCTCTCATATGACAGTGCGACGTGATATTCGGATGTTAGAAGAAGAAGGGAAGGTGCTCAGTATCAGTGGTGGCGTTAAGTTAAATGATGTATTGCGCCAAGAGCTACCTTGGAGTGAAAAGGCACGGTTGCATCATCGCCATAAGCGTGAAATTGGCCAGTTTGCCAGCTCATTAGTTGAAGATGGGCAAGTGGTCTATCTCGATGCGGGAACAACCACCTTTGAGATAGCACGCGTACTTGGCGAGCGTTTTAATTTAACGATTGTCACCAATGATTTTTCCATTATGCAGTACTTAATGAATAAATCGCAGCTAAACCTATACCACACCGGGGGATTAGTGGATAAACGTAACCATTCTAGTGTCGGAAATACGGCTGCGATGATGCTGAAAACGCTCAATGTTGATATTGCTTTTATCAGCACCAGTTCATGGGATTTGCAGCATGGGGTTTCTACTCCACATGAGGAAAAAGTTCAGATAAAACAAACGCTATTGGATGTTGCTCGCCGTTGTGTGCTGGTTTCAGACAGTAGTAAGTTCGGCAAATATGGCATGTTTCGTGTTTGCCCATTGAATCAATTGCACGACATCATTTGTGATGACCAATTGCCAACTGATGTGGTGCAGCGGATAACAGAACAAAACATAAAACTTCATTTAATCAAGACATAA
- the denD gene encoding D-erythronate dehydrogenase, giving the protein MKVIITGGAGFLGQQLAAALLKNRQGLKFDHLVLADIQCPTSPVEDARVSCVALDLTQAGAADKLIDAQTDVVFHLAAIVSSHAESDFDLGMKVNFEATRQLLEVARAKNPAIKFMFTSSLAVFGGELPDVITDLCVVNPQSSYGAQKAMCELMVNDYSRKGFVDGRVMRLPTISIRPGVPNKAASSFASGIIREPLNGIESVCPVSPDLALWLSSPETVINNFIHAVSIPAEKFGKSRTVNLPGITVTVQGMIDALRDVAGQEAVDLIRFEPDEAINRIVASWPGKFDISRALDLGFRADGSFGDAIRSFITNHGSSK; this is encoded by the coding sequence ATGAAAGTTATTATTACTGGTGGCGCAGGCTTTCTGGGCCAGCAGCTAGCCGCTGCTTTGCTTAAAAATCGCCAGGGTTTAAAATTTGACCACCTTGTTTTAGCCGATATTCAATGCCCTACATCACCGGTTGAAGATGCCAGAGTCAGTTGTGTTGCGTTAGATTTAACGCAAGCAGGGGCAGCTGATAAACTGATTGATGCACAAACCGATGTGGTTTTCCACCTTGCAGCTATCGTAAGTAGCCACGCTGAAAGTGATTTTGACTTGGGAATGAAGGTTAACTTTGAAGCCACTCGCCAATTATTGGAAGTCGCTCGTGCCAAGAACCCTGCAATCAAATTTATGTTCACCAGCTCTCTCGCTGTGTTTGGTGGTGAGCTACCTGATGTCATCACAGACTTGTGTGTCGTTAACCCACAGTCGTCCTATGGCGCTCAAAAAGCCATGTGTGAATTGATGGTCAATGACTATTCACGTAAAGGCTTTGTTGATGGCCGTGTGATGCGTTTGCCAACCATTAGTATTCGTCCGGGTGTGCCAAATAAAGCGGCCTCTTCATTCGCAAGTGGCATTATTCGTGAGCCATTAAATGGGATTGAAAGTGTTTGTCCTGTCTCCCCTGACCTCGCGCTATGGTTATCTAGCCCTGAAACTGTGATTAACAACTTTATTCATGCAGTGAGTATCCCTGCTGAGAAATTCGGTAAATCACGCACTGTGAACCTGCCAGGTATCACCGTTACCGTCCAAGGCATGATTGATGCGTTACGTGATGTTGCAGGCCAAGAAGCGGTAGATCTGATTCGCTTTGAACCTGACGAAGCCATTAACCGTATTGTGGCGAGCTGGCCGGGCAAATTTGATATCAGCCGTGCATTGGATCTCGGTTTCCGTGCCGATGGCTCGTTTGGTGATGCGATCCGTTCGTTTATCACCAACCACGGTTCGTCTAAGTAG
- a CDS encoding GntP family permease: MSYIPIIGLAVAIFVLIFLVLRTRVHALLAMLIAAAIAGISGGLTAAETVTVITKGFGSTLGSIGIVIGLGVMMGRVLEVSGAAEQIAYSFIKWLGKKREEWALAITGYIVSIPIFVDSAFVILYPLAKALAKNGKRSILTLGVALAGGLVVTHHTVPPTPGPLGVAGIFGVDVGAMILAGMSLAIPCVIGIVLYAKWLGTKYPEFMPDETGSEDLKEVHARYMEEKANKPLPSLFLSLLPIITPILLIFINAINGLILKTESFQGMESNWYFQTFEFLGAPIIALSISVLISVYTLMPKATKEEVIDRMEEGLQAAGIILLVTGAGGALGAVLRDSGTGNILAEHVANLPITPVLIPFIIATLVRLIQGSGTVAMITAASISAPIISQIPDINLLVAAQAATMGSLFFGYFNDSLYWVVNRMMGIKDVKQQIIVWSIPTTIAWAIGLVGVLVLDVIL, from the coding sequence ATGTCCTATATTCCTATTATTGGCCTCGCAGTGGCCATATTTGTCCTGATCTTTTTAGTATTACGAACGCGTGTTCATGCGTTATTAGCAATGCTAATTGCTGCGGCAATCGCGGGTATATCCGGTGGTTTGACCGCGGCAGAGACGGTGACAGTCATCACAAAAGGCTTTGGGTCAACACTCGGTAGCATCGGTATTGTTATTGGACTCGGGGTAATGATGGGAAGGGTGCTGGAAGTTTCAGGTGCTGCTGAACAGATAGCTTATAGCTTTATCAAATGGCTAGGTAAAAAACGCGAAGAATGGGCGTTAGCAATTACCGGTTATATTGTCAGTATTCCTATCTTCGTTGACTCTGCTTTTGTGATTTTATATCCATTGGCAAAAGCATTAGCCAAAAATGGTAAACGTAGCATACTGACTCTAGGCGTTGCACTCGCTGGTGGGTTGGTGGTGACACACCATACTGTTCCACCGACTCCGGGGCCTTTAGGCGTTGCAGGGATTTTTGGTGTCGATGTTGGCGCGATGATCCTCGCGGGTATGAGCCTCGCTATTCCTTGTGTTATCGGTATTGTTTTGTATGCAAAATGGTTAGGGACTAAGTACCCTGAATTTATGCCAGATGAAACGGGCAGCGAAGACCTGAAAGAAGTTCACGCTCGTTATATGGAAGAAAAAGCGAATAAACCATTACCCAGCCTGTTCTTATCGCTTTTACCAATTATCACACCTATTTTGTTGATTTTCATAAATGCAATCAATGGGTTAATTCTAAAAACAGAATCTTTCCAAGGCATGGAAAGCAATTGGTACTTCCAAACGTTTGAATTTTTAGGCGCACCAATTATCGCATTATCAATTAGTGTGTTGATCTCTGTTTACACATTAATGCCAAAAGCAACAAAAGAAGAAGTCATCGACCGTATGGAAGAAGGCTTACAAGCAGCCGGTATTATTCTGCTTGTTACGGGGGCTGGTGGTGCATTAGGTGCGGTACTGCGCGATAGTGGCACAGGAAATATTCTTGCTGAACATGTAGCAAATCTGCCAATTACACCTGTATTGATTCCATTTATTATTGCAACCTTGGTTCGTTTGATTCAAGGCTCGGGTACAGTAGCAATGATTACCGCAGCATCTATTTCTGCTCCAATCATTAGCCAAATACCTGATATTAACTTATTGGTCGCGGCGCAAGCGGCAACCATGGGGTCTCTGTTCTTCGGTTACTTCAACGATAGCCTGTATTGGGTAGTGAACAGAATGATGGGAATTAAGGACGTTAAACAACAAATCATTGTTTGGTCTATTCCGACCACCATTGCGTGGGCGATAGGTCTAGTTGGAGTCCTCGTTCTTGATGTAATTCTCTAG
- the udp gene encoding uridine phosphorylase yields MSDVFHLGLKKSDLQGATVAIVPGDPNRVEKIARLMDNPVHLASLREYTSWRGELDGKAVIVCSTGIGGPSTSIAVEELAQLGIRTFLRIGTTGAIQEDINVGDVLVTTGAVRLDGASQHFAPLEYPAVADFNCTNALYAAAKDAGATVHVGVTASSDTFYPGQERYDTYTGRVMRHFRGSMKEWQDMGVMNYEMESATLLTMCSSSKGLRAGMVAGVIVNRTQQEIPNEALLKKTEGNVLSIVVEAARRLL; encoded by the coding sequence ATGTCCGACGTTTTCCACTTAGGTTTAAAGAAAAGTGACTTACAGGGTGCGACCGTAGCGATTGTTCCTGGGGATCCTAACCGTGTTGAAAAAATTGCACGTCTGATGGATAACCCTGTACACCTTGCGTCATTACGTGAATATACCTCTTGGCGTGGTGAACTTGACGGAAAAGCCGTCATTGTTTGCTCAACGGGTATTGGTGGTCCATCAACATCGATTGCCGTAGAAGAACTGGCACAACTTGGTATCCGTACTTTCTTACGTATTGGTACAACAGGTGCAATTCAAGAAGATATTAATGTCGGTGATGTGTTAGTCACAACGGGGGCTGTACGTTTAGATGGCGCTAGCCAACACTTTGCACCATTAGAATACCCTGCTGTTGCTGATTTTAACTGTACCAATGCGCTTTATGCCGCAGCGAAAGATGCGGGCGCAACCGTTCATGTCGGTGTCACCGCGTCATCAGATACCTTCTACCCCGGTCAAGAGCGTTATGATACCTATACCGGCCGTGTAATGCGTCATTTCAGAGGTTCGATGAAAGAGTGGCAAGACATGGGCGTAATGAACTACGAAATGGAATCAGCCACATTGCTGACTATGTGTTCTAGCAGTAAAGGGTTACGTGCTGGTATGGTTGCGGGGGTTATCGTAAATCGTACCCAACAAGAAATTCCAAATGAAGCGTTACTGAAGAAAACGGAAGGTAACGTATTAAGTATTGTGGTTGAAGCTGCACGCCGCTTACTGTAG
- a CDS encoding tyrosine-protein phosphatase, producing the protein MSTTPYLHPSVLPLKGGINFRDLGGKKLANGGKIKPGVLFRSGALDRLTQEDEAVLRSQNLFQIIDYRDEAEILDKPDVIWQGAHYVHAPANPLAKEVTANLDKLTPEILEQFDPQAFMFRLYELLPLNNPAYHQLVNLLKQPEKGGIVQHCAVGKDRTGVGSALVLFALGADLDTVMEDYLLTNETLAPYRKHLLEEHAKTMDESIVKKFEYVYSVREDFLRTALNSIESHYGNVDQWLEKDFGLGRQQREALQSQFLD; encoded by the coding sequence ATGTCAACAACACCTTATCTTCATCCTTCTGTTTTGCCTTTAAAAGGCGGTATTAACTTCCGCGATCTCGGTGGTAAAAAACTCGCTAATGGTGGAAAAATCAAGCCTGGAGTCCTGTTCCGTTCCGGTGCGTTAGACCGATTAACACAGGAAGACGAAGCGGTTTTACGTTCACAAAATCTTTTCCAAATCATTGATTATCGTGATGAAGCTGAAATCTTAGATAAGCCTGATGTTATTTGGCAAGGAGCGCATTATGTTCATGCTCCAGCAAATCCATTAGCTAAAGAAGTCACCGCGAATTTAGATAAACTCACACCAGAAATATTGGAACAGTTTGATCCACAAGCCTTCATGTTTCGTTTATATGAATTATTACCGCTGAACAACCCTGCTTATCACCAATTGGTCAATTTACTCAAGCAGCCAGAAAAAGGCGGGATCGTGCAACACTGTGCGGTAGGAAAAGACCGTACTGGGGTCGGGTCTGCACTCGTATTATTTGCGTTAGGGGCAGATTTAGACACAGTAATGGAAGATTACTTACTGACTAATGAAACACTTGCGCCATACCGCAAGCATTTACTCGAAGAGCATGCAAAAACGATGGACGAAAGCATTGTGAAAAAATTTGAGTATGTCTATTCAGTACGTGAAGACTTCTTGAGAACGGCCCTAAACAGCATTGAAAGCCATTATGGCAATGTTGACCAATGGCTAGAAAAAGATTTTGGCTTAGGAAGGCAACAACGAGAAGCACTGCAAAGTCAGTTTTTGGACTAA
- a CDS encoding DedA family protein encodes MTLHEIVTIVTDFTREHEVWALPIIFFLAFGESLAFLSLLLPATVILLALGALIGESNIAFWPIWLAAALGAFFGDWLSYWIGYHYKENVRHMWPISRNPQMIDKGQRFFDRWGIWGIFFGRFFGPLRAIVPLVAGICAMPQRHFQLANIASAMIWAFGILAPGALGLKWFASWIG; translated from the coding sequence GTGACACTCCATGAAATTGTCACCATTGTGACGGACTTTACACGCGAACATGAAGTATGGGCGCTTCCTATTATTTTCTTTTTGGCGTTTGGGGAATCTCTGGCATTTTTATCACTTTTGTTACCCGCCACGGTGATTTTACTCGCACTTGGTGCTTTGATTGGCGAAAGTAATATTGCTTTCTGGCCAATATGGTTAGCGGCCGCACTCGGTGCTTTCTTTGGGGACTGGCTCTCTTATTGGATTGGTTATCATTACAAAGAAAATGTACGTCATATGTGGCCGATTTCTCGTAACCCACAAATGATTGATAAAGGGCAGCGTTTCTTTGACCGCTGGGGTATCTGGGGCATTTTCTTTGGGCGCTTCTTTGGGCCTTTACGAGCCATTGTTCCCTTGGTTGCTGGGATTTGCGCAATGCCACAACGGCATTTCCAACTCGCCAATATCGCTTCTGCGATGATTTGGGCATTTGGTATTTTAGCGCCAGGGGCACTGGGCCTAAAGTGGTTCGCAAGTTGGATAGGCTAA
- the rmuC gene encoding DNA recombination protein RmuC translates to MDTSLLYAVIGALSGVLVGGLATWFSIAQKIAQKDQELQQLNRQLAASDEKNIHLAQWKEEYDRLDQELRTQRDINREQEAELREVITRFEQNQLANEEKQRILQNSEQRLTAQFENLANRIFEQNERRASEQQQKSLLAMLSPFREQLEGFRQQVQQSFGEEAKERHTLAYEIRQLQQLNNQMTKEAVNLTRALKGDNKIQGNWGETILTRILEVSGLREGSEFETQVSINTSYNSRYQPDVIIHLPEGKDVVVDAKMSLVSYEHYFNSEDPHEQQQALKNHVASIRNHMRMLSRKDYHQLPGIRSLDYVLMFIPIEPAYLLALKEAPELLDEGIKQNIMLVCPSTLLVAVRTINNIWRYERQGQNAQEIANRAAKMYDKLRLFVDDMQVLGASLDKANNTYLSAMKRLAQGRGNLISQAESFKELGVEIKQPIAPQLVERSDTPNCAES, encoded by the coding sequence GTGGATACCTCTCTTTTATATGCTGTTATTGGGGCGTTGAGTGGCGTTTTAGTTGGTGGTTTAGCCACTTGGTTCTCTATTGCCCAAAAAATTGCGCAAAAAGATCAGGAACTGCAGCAACTCAACCGTCAACTTGCAGCAAGTGACGAAAAAAATATTCACCTTGCGCAATGGAAAGAAGAATATGACAGGCTAGATCAAGAACTGCGTACTCAAAGGGACATCAACCGAGAACAAGAAGCAGAACTTCGCGAGGTCATCACCCGTTTTGAGCAAAACCAGCTAGCAAACGAAGAAAAACAGCGAATTTTACAAAATAGTGAACAACGGCTGACAGCACAATTCGAAAACTTAGCAAATCGTATTTTTGAACAAAATGAGCGCCGTGCATCAGAGCAACAACAGAAAAGCCTATTGGCGATGTTGTCACCTTTTCGTGAGCAATTAGAGGGGTTTCGTCAGCAAGTTCAGCAAAGTTTTGGTGAAGAAGCCAAAGAGCGCCACACTTTAGCCTATGAAATTCGGCAATTACAGCAGCTCAATAATCAAATGACCAAAGAAGCGGTTAACCTGACACGAGCTCTGAAAGGGGATAACAAAATTCAAGGGAACTGGGGCGAAACCATTCTTACCAGAATTCTCGAAGTCTCAGGTTTACGTGAAGGAAGTGAATTTGAAACTCAAGTTAGCATCAATACAAGTTATAATAGCCGTTATCAACCGGATGTGATTATCCATCTTCCTGAAGGTAAAGATGTGGTCGTTGATGCCAAAATGTCGCTAGTTTCTTATGAACATTACTTCAATAGCGAAGACCCACATGAACAGCAACAAGCATTGAAAAACCATGTGGCTTCTATCCGCAATCATATGCGTATGTTGAGTCGTAAAGATTACCACCAGTTACCGGGAATTCGCTCATTGGATTACGTTTTAATGTTTATCCCTATTGAGCCTGCTTATTTACTTGCTTTGAAAGAGGCTCCCGAGTTACTTGATGAAGGAATTAAACAGAATATTATGTTAGTTTGTCCTTCAACATTGTTAGTCGCAGTAAGAACGATTAATAATATATGGCGGTATGAACGCCAAGGGCAAAATGCTCAAGAGATAGCAAACAGAGCAGCGAAAATGTATGACAAGCTGCGTTTGTTTGTTGATGATATGCAAGTTTTAGGCGCCAGTCTTGATAAAGCGAATAATACTTACCTATCGGCAATGAAGCGCCTTGCTCAAGGACGTGGAAATTTAATTAGCCAAGCGGAAAGTTTTAAAGAGCTCGGAGTCGAAATTAAGCAACCTATAGCGCCTCAATTAGTTGAGCGGTCTGATACGCCTAATTGTGCGGAATCTTAG
- the ubiE gene encoding bifunctional demethylmenaquinone methyltransferase/2-methoxy-6-polyprenyl-1,4-benzoquinol methylase UbiE, with product MTEPTKETIDFGFRTVGKEDKAGLVANVFHSVASKYDLMNDLMSFGIHRIWKRFTIEASGVRRNQRVLDLAGGTGDLTAKFSRLVGEKGEVILADINDSMLKMGREKLRDLGIVGNVNYVQANAEELPFPDNYFDCITISFGLRNVTDKDKALRSMFRVLKPGGRLLVLEFSKPIIEPLNKAYDAYSFHILPRIGQAIVNDPDSYRYLAESIRMHPNQETLKGMMENAGFEQVSYTNMTGGIVALHKGFKF from the coding sequence ATGACTGAACCAACTAAAGAAACCATTGATTTCGGTTTCCGTACTGTCGGCAAAGAAGATAAAGCTGGCCTAGTAGCGAATGTTTTTCACTCAGTAGCATCAAAATATGACTTAATGAATGATTTAATGTCATTTGGTATCCATCGTATTTGGAAGCGTTTTACCATTGAAGCGAGCGGAGTACGTCGTAATCAGCGAGTACTTGACCTTGCAGGTGGAACCGGTGACTTAACTGCTAAATTTTCACGTTTAGTAGGTGAAAAAGGCGAAGTCATACTCGCAGACATTAATGACTCAATGCTAAAAATGGGGCGTGAGAAATTACGTGACCTTGGTATTGTCGGTAATGTTAATTATGTGCAAGCCAATGCGGAAGAGCTGCCATTCCCTGATAACTATTTTGACTGCATTACTATCTCTTTTGGTCTGCGTAATGTCACCGACAAAGACAAAGCGCTACGCTCTATGTTCCGAGTGCTAAAACCAGGTGGGCGTTTATTGGTATTAGAGTTCTCAAAACCAATTATTGAACCTTTGAATAAAGCTTATGACGCCTATTCATTCCATATACTCCCTCGTATTGGTCAGGCGATCGTTAATGATCCCGATAGCTATCGTTATTTAGCTGAGTCAATCCGCATGCATCCAAACCAAGAAACACTAAAAGGTATGATGGAAAATGCAGGTTTTGAACAAGTGTCGTACACCAATATGACAGGTGGAATTGTCGCATTGCACAAAGGGTTTAAATTCTAA